Proteins co-encoded in one Diaminobutyricimonas sp. LJ205 genomic window:
- the trxB gene encoding thioredoxin-disulfide reductase: protein MRNVIIIGSGPAGYTAAIYAARANLEPLVIASSVEPGGELMKTTDVENYPGFPEGILGPDLMTKFQEQAERFGAEVLLDDVVAVELSGDVKRVTVGSGETFEAHSVIYATGSAYRKLGLPEEDQFSGMGVSWCATCDGFFFKQKTIAVVGGGDSAMEEATFLTKFADKVYVIHRKDSLRASKTMQDRAFANPKIEFLWNKEVKHIYGDGLVNGVGLIDTIDGSETTLNLAGLFIAIGADPRTHLVHGQLDLTDAGTIAVEGRSSRTNLPGVFAAGDVVDPTYRQAVTAAASGTVAALDAEHYLAALSDEVAAVHA, encoded by the coding sequence GTGCGCAACGTCATCATCATCGGATCCGGCCCAGCCGGTTACACCGCAGCAATCTATGCGGCCCGCGCGAACCTCGAACCCCTCGTCATCGCCAGTTCTGTTGAGCCTGGCGGCGAACTGATGAAGACAACGGATGTCGAGAACTACCCGGGATTCCCCGAGGGCATTCTCGGACCCGACTTGATGACCAAGTTCCAGGAGCAGGCGGAACGATTCGGCGCCGAGGTGCTGCTGGATGACGTCGTCGCCGTGGAACTGAGCGGCGACGTGAAGCGAGTCACCGTCGGCAGCGGGGAGACCTTCGAAGCGCACTCGGTGATCTATGCCACCGGATCCGCCTACCGCAAGCTCGGCCTGCCCGAAGAGGACCAGTTCAGCGGTATGGGCGTCTCGTGGTGCGCCACCTGCGACGGCTTCTTCTTCAAGCAGAAGACCATCGCGGTCGTGGGCGGCGGAGACTCGGCGATGGAGGAGGCAACCTTCCTTACCAAGTTCGCCGACAAGGTCTACGTGATCCACCGCAAGGACAGTCTTCGCGCGTCGAAGACCATGCAGGACCGCGCCTTCGCGAACCCCAAGATCGAGTTCCTCTGGAACAAAGAGGTCAAGCACATCTACGGCGACGGCCTGGTCAACGGCGTCGGCCTGATCGACACCATTGATGGCAGCGAGACCACGCTGAACCTGGCCGGCCTGTTCATCGCGATCGGCGCCGACCCGCGCACCCACTTGGTGCACGGCCAGCTCGACCTCACCGACGCCGGCACCATCGCTGTCGAGGGTCGCTCATCGCGCACCAATCTGCCCGGTGTCTTCGCGGCAGGGGACGTGGTCGACCCGACCTACCGGCAGGCAGTCACCGCCGCGGCATCAGGAACCGTCGCCGCACTCGATGCCGAGCACTACCTGGCCGCGCTTTCCGACGAAGTCGCTGCCGTCCACGCCTGA
- the trxA gene encoding thioredoxin: MSAATAVTDATFEAEVLNSETPILVDFWAEWCGPCRMVSPILDQIAAEHADKIKIVKLNVDENPATAMKYQITSIPAMKVYRGGEVVKTVIGAKPKHALEADLAEFIG; encoded by the coding sequence ATGTCCGCCGCAACCGCAGTCACCGACGCCACGTTCGAGGCCGAAGTCCTGAACTCTGAAACCCCGATCCTGGTTGACTTCTGGGCCGAGTGGTGTGGTCCGTGCCGCATGGTCTCGCCGATCCTCGACCAGATCGCCGCCGAGCACGCCGACAAGATCAAGATCGTCAAGCTCAACGTCGATGAGAACCCGGCGACCGCGATGAAGTACCAGATCACCTCGATCCCGGCGATGAAGGTCTACCGCGGGGGAGAGGTCGTCAAGACCGTCATCGGAGCGAAGCCGAAGCACGCTCTGGAGGCCGATTTGGCCGAGTTCATCGGCTGA
- a CDS encoding PLP-dependent aminotransferase family protein, which yields MTTPGSPQGTNLDPWYDSYADRTAGLSASAVRALFAVASRPEVVSLAGGMPFVSALPKELVNGALERVMRDHGPVALQYGSGQGTPELREHILKVMATEGIRGSVDDVVVTTGSQQALDLVSRLFLNPGDVVLAEAPSYVGAIGVFRSYQAEINHVPMDDEGMIPAALSEAIVRLRAAGKSIKLLYLIPNFQNPTGVTLSWQRRLEIIEIAKANNVLIIEDNPYGLLYFDQPAPHAMRSVEEDGIVYLGSFSKTFAPGFRVGWALAPHGIREKLILANESAILSPSAFSQLVITEYLNQADWKGQIDTFRGYYRERRDAMLQALSDYLPGTSWTVPNGGFFVWLTMDEKLDSQAMLPRAVKELVAYTPGTGFYADGNGRNHMRLSFCYPTPDFIREGVRRLSNVIDGELELLNTFSAGPLPAQVDRGVMNPPANIS from the coding sequence ATGACGACACCGGGTAGCCCTCAGGGCACCAATCTCGATCCGTGGTACGACAGCTATGCCGACCGCACCGCCGGACTCTCCGCCTCCGCCGTTCGAGCCCTGTTCGCCGTCGCCTCCCGGCCCGAGGTCGTCTCGCTCGCCGGTGGCATGCCGTTCGTGTCCGCTCTGCCGAAGGAGCTCGTCAATGGCGCCCTTGAGCGGGTGATGCGTGATCACGGCCCGGTCGCCCTGCAGTACGGCTCCGGCCAGGGCACACCCGAGCTGCGCGAGCACATTCTCAAGGTGATGGCGACCGAGGGCATCCGGGGCAGTGTGGACGACGTGGTCGTCACCACGGGCTCCCAGCAGGCGCTCGACCTGGTCAGCCGGCTGTTCCTGAACCCGGGCGATGTAGTGCTGGCCGAGGCGCCCAGCTACGTCGGCGCGATCGGTGTTTTCCGCTCCTACCAGGCTGAGATCAACCACGTCCCGATGGATGACGAGGGGATGATCCCCGCCGCGCTCAGTGAGGCGATCGTGCGCCTCCGCGCCGCTGGCAAGTCGATCAAGCTTCTGTACTTGATTCCCAACTTCCAGAACCCCACCGGCGTCACCCTGAGCTGGCAGCGCCGCCTCGAGATCATTGAGATCGCCAAGGCGAACAACGTGCTGATCATCGAGGACAACCCGTACGGCCTGCTCTACTTCGACCAGCCCGCGCCGCACGCGATGCGGTCGGTGGAAGAGGACGGCATTGTCTACCTGGGCTCGTTCTCCAAGACCTTCGCCCCGGGCTTCCGCGTCGGCTGGGCGCTCGCCCCGCACGGCATCCGCGAGAAGCTGATCCTCGCCAATGAGTCGGCGATCCTGTCCCCGAGTGCGTTCTCGCAGCTGGTGATCACCGAGTACCTGAACCAGGCGGACTGGAAGGGTCAGATCGACACTTTCCGCGGCTACTACCGGGAGCGTCGGGATGCCATGCTGCAGGCGCTCTCCGACTACCTGCCCGGCACCAGCTGGACCGTTCCGAACGGTGGCTTCTTCGTCTGGCTGACCATGGACGAGAAGCTCGATTCACAGGCGATGCTGCCCCGGGCGGTCAAGGAACTCGTGGCCTACACGCCCGGTACCGGCTTCTACGCGGACGGCAACGGCCGCAATCACATGCGCCTGTCGTTCTGCTACCCGACACCGGACTTCATCCGCGAGGGCGTTCGGAGGTTGTCCAACGTCATCGATGGCGAGCTCGAACTGCTCAACACCTTCTCGGCCGGGCCGCTGCCCGCGCAGGTCGACAGGGGCGTCATGAACCCGCCGGCGAACATCAGCTAG